One stretch of Podospora bellae-mahoneyi strain CBS 112042 chromosome 2, whole genome shotgun sequence DNA includes these proteins:
- a CDS encoding hypothetical protein (COG:P; EggNog:ENOG503NV60) has product MATTDDRLEEKPPYGVDVDTEKNTTAVTTNDGPVAAWTRIRDLAHKAIVFGRVELRGVAPIPVKERTVDRTINIFTLWWSMNANILPIAFGMIGPASGLSLRDSSLVILFFVLLTTLLPAYLATLGPKTGMRQMIQARFSFGRYIVSIPVFLNLATMTGFCIIIAVIGGQCLSAVADGNLSVTVGIVIISLVTLVISFCGYKWLHIYERYAWIPAFIAIIVAAGCGGRDLANQVPAEPAKASAVLSYGMIMASYMVPWACLASDFTTYLKPDTSSVKIFCYSYFGLATPTIVLMTLGAAVGGAIPNNPTWQDKYNETLVGGILDAMLAPAGGFGKFLVVVLAFTLLGNLAATSYSITLNFQMLVPVLFKVPRYMFSIVLVAIMIPVSIAAADDFFLNMENFLALIGYWSSAFLGVVLVEHFVYRKGDCGRYDPEAWNDAGLLPWGVAALGSVALSFAVVVPSMAQVWWTGPIARTTGDIGFELAFVVSGLLYVPLRWVERRQLGR; this is encoded by the exons ATGGCCACCACGGACGACAGGCTGGAGGAAAAACCACCAtacggtgttgatgttgatacCGAGAAGAACACGACAGcagtcaccaccaacgatggccctgttgctgcttggACTCGGATCCGTGATCTTGCTCACAAGGCCATTGTCTTTGGGCGAGTTGAGTTGAGAGGTGTGGCGCCGATTCCTGTCAAGGAGAGGACGGTGGATAGGACGATCAATATTTTCACGTTGTGGTGGTCTATGAATGCTAATATCTTGCC TATCGCCTTTGGCATGATCGGACCTGCCTCTGGGCTCAGTCTCAGAGACAGCTCCCTTGTCATCTTGTTCTTCGTCCTGTTGACCACCCTCCTGCCGGCCTACCTCGCAACCTTGGGACCAAAAACCGGCATGAGACAAATGATCCAAGCCAGATTCAGCTTCGG CCGCTACATCGTCTCCATCCccgtcttcctcaacctgGCCACCATGACCGGCTtctgcatcatcatcgccgtcatcGGTGGCCAATGCCTCTCCGCCGTAGCCGACGGCAACCTCTCCGTCACAGTCGGCATagtcatcatctccctcgtcaccctcgTCATCTCCTTCTGCGGCTACAAGTGGCTCCACATCTACGAGCGCTACGCCTGGATCCCGGCCTTtatcgccatcatcgtcgccgCCGGCTGCGGAGGAAGGGACCTCGCCAACCAGGTCCCTGCCGAACCGGCCAAAGCCTCCGCTGTTCTGTCTTATGGCATGATCATGGCTTCGTACATGGTCCCCTGGGCGTGCCTCGCATCCGATTTCACCACTTACCTCAAGCCCGACACGTCTTCTGTCAAGATCTTTTGCTACTCTTACTTTGGCCTGGCGACCCCAACGATTGTGCTAATGACGTTGGGCGCGGCTGTCGGTGGTGCGATCCCGAACAACCCCACCTGGCAGGACAAGTACAACGAGACGCTTGTCGGCGGCATCCTGGACGCTATGCTCGCTCCGGCGGGCGGGTTCGGGAAGTTCCTCGTTGTTGTCCTTGCTTTTACCCTGCTTGGGAACCTGGCGGCGACGTCGTACAGCATCACGCTCAACTTCCAGATGTTGGTGCCGGTGTTGTTCAAGGTGCCGAGGTATATGTTTAGTATTGTGCTCGTGGCGATCATGATACCTGTTAGCATCGCGGCGGCGGACGATTTCTTTCTGAACATGGAGAATTTTCTTGCCTTGATTGGGTACTGGAGTTCGGcgtttttgggggtggtgctggtggagcATTTTGTGTATAGGAAGGGGGATTGTGGAAGGTATGATCCTGAGGCGTGGAACGATGCGGGTTTGCTACCTTGGGGGGTGGCGGCGCTGGGGAGTGTGGCGTTGAGCTTTGCGGTTGTGGTGCCGAGTATGGCGCAGGTGTGGTGGACGGGGCCGATTGCGAGGACGACGGGGGATATTGGGTTTGAGTTGGCTTTTGTTGTGTCGGGGTTGTTGTATGTGCCTTTGAggtgggtggagaggaggcaattggggaggtga